The sequence below is a genomic window from Montipora capricornis isolate CH-2021 chromosome 14, ASM3666992v2, whole genome shotgun sequence.
AAATGTTACTTGATTAAGagataaagtaaagtacgatcgtccgggtgagtgtagtcctgagaaggactgtttatgatgacattgactgacgtctcgacaacctgagcggaagtcatcttcagagtcaagtgatttgtgtaacgtcagtagatactataagaactccggtcgtagatgtcattggtcaacttattcgtgatgttattggtcgactgtcagttgagcctagatgtaattggctggaaagactaaacagtgattggtgcgtttcgatccgtctacaggtgtAAGGTCAGTACGtatatcgtagaatacgttgggtagtactgtgagagtaaatcagtctgttgtttgtctgtttatgtcgtcgatgagtcgtttgtagggtgcgggaagttgtaggcatcggtttataggtgtctgttctaagtaaggaaaccagctttccagtacgatccgttggtagtagttagtgttgtaggtaacacatgtagcagagtcccagtcgattctgtggtttgtctgtagatggtgttcagcaatgttattgttgatgtcaccgttccgcgtcgctcgtctgtgttcagtcagtctagtgttcaaatttctgccggtctcaccgatataagtggcctggcagtcgcagcatttgatcttataaactgctccttgtctgtccctaggttgatctttgtctttgacgttagtcagtagttttcgtaaggtagtgatgggtctgtgagcaacacggatgccGCCACATCCTTCTACAAATTGGAGCACTTTCTCCTTTTCCGAGGCCGGTATTTCCACAGTGATCTGCAAAAAACGTGATGGTTATTAATAAGTTTTTGCCGGTTTCGCCATGAATGAATCTGATGAATCAGTTCAGTTCAATGATTGATTGCGAGTACCAGACTGACCTTCAGCTTAGCAGATTCTTCGCTTGCTTCAACTTGAACGATTTCCTTATTATTCACAGTGACTGTATTATTAGCCATAATGACCTTGACACAAAACAGCAGTAAAACAGAAATACGTTCGCAGAATACCGAATTTGTTTTGACCGCTCGACTGATGAAATCTGACGAACTGGAAAGAACCTGAAAGAACAGCTGACGGCATCCAACACCACGTGTTTCCTGAGCGTTTCCTGCGAAAACAATGAATTAAAACGCATCCGCGGTGAAGCATGACATGACACTGCATGACAGGCATACAGACAGACAGACTAAACGAAAAGGGTTTTGAAAGTGTTTACAAGGGCTTTCAAGGGTTTACAATCGTTTTTAAAGTGTTTGGTGTTAAGGGTTTCAAATGCccgttccccccccccccctcccgggtTCAAATGGCCAGTCgagtgagtgagtaagtgagtCACAGGGATAACAACCTTGCTGATTCTGAACACGTCGTGACTTTCATCAGCTGCTTTGATTTGCCTGCGGGGAAGTTGAGCAGAAAAATACTTGATCCAGTTGATCAAATTATTGTTCTCAACAGGATGCAGAGATATGACagactttttttccaaaacgagCAAAGGAACCTCTTCAAAGTCTTCCTCATCAGGAGTACATGTCTTACCAACAACAAGACCAGACCAAGAGAGGACCTTAGTATCATCACTGTTGGCAAGCGACAATATTGACAAGGTTAGTTCAATACctgtttattattgttattatacagTGAATTATTCGTTCATTAAGAACAGTTTAACTCAGTATTTCTTAGTTTTAATAATGACCTCCATTGGGTCAGTAGTAATGTTATACAGTACTACTCTTCTCCAGTCTTCTCAGTACCCAACAGCACAGCTCGTAATTTCGCCCACCTTATTTTGATCTGataattttaacttttagaTTGAGTCAAGGACAAAAgttcaaattgaaaaagaacttgGAACAAGACTCGGAAGGTCCATTGCAAAGTCCAGTACATCTACAACAACGCAACCCAAACCTGATAAAACTACATCGGACATTTCTGTAGAGGAAATAGTGAGGGATAATGTTGACAAATTCCAATGGGAACAATTGGCCATGGCAAGAAGTGTACAAAAAGTAATTTT
It includes:
- the LOC138032712 gene encoding uncharacterized protein is translated as MELLKGNAQETRGVGCRQLFFQVLSSSSDFISRAVKTNSVFCERISVLLLFCVKVIMANNTVTVNNKEIVQVEASEESAKLKITVEIPASEKEKVLQFVEGCGGIRVAHRPITTLRKLLTNVKDKDQPRDRQGAVYKIKCCDCQATYIGETGRNLNTRLTEHRRATRNGDINNNIAEHHLQTNHRIDWDSATCVTYNTNYYQRIVLESWFPYLEQTPINRCLQLPAPYKRLIDDINRQTTD